The DNA sequence aaatggatatttggaaggagtacatgtaggtagtcctttaccaaaattgtaaatgtcacgATTGGAGGGTGAACATTGTATGCGATGGCTGAGAGGAATACAGGTGGTATGTACTTAACCGAAAACGGCGTTATAAATCTTTGACCAGGTTCTAAGTCATAATAATATACGAATACACCCGGCGTGTGAAAGTTTTAATAGCCAGAAACTGAAGACACTCTAGTTCTCAGAGTTCAAAAGATCTGCTTTTGCACCACCTGAATGAAAACCTGTATTACTGATTATTTGTGTTTCACTAGTCTACTAGACTATCTTCAAGCTTAATTCTTCTACATGTTGAAAGTAATTTCTGATAAATTTTAGGATCTTGAGAAAGTCCGAGGAATACACCAGTTGCAGTGATGACGACAAGTTCAATCTGATTCGATACCTTCTGAGTTCCGGCAATGCTAAACATTTGGAAGGTCTCTATCTTGTACCTCTTCACAATGGGAATTACACAAAAATTAGTCGAGAGAAGAAAAGTTCGAACTTCATACATATGGCATCGCCGGAAGAGGTAGACATCCTGGTTGGCATGGAAGATGTACTTTTGCGTATGTTACCGTCAGAAGTTACGAACATGTTTTCAGACCTGGTTAAAAAGGgtaagaaaatacatgtattttgcttgATTTTATACCATCTCTTAACATGCCATTTTTAATTAGAGGTCAATTTTAAACAGATATTTGTTCCATCTGCTTTTGTCTATGATAGTGATGGAAAAGATCGCAATCTAGTGTAAGCATGGACATAAAAAACTTTCACATCATCTTTCTTAGTTGCCAAATTTAGGTACTATGAACTCATTGAATGCTTGTTTTTCGTTAGAAAACCTTTCCTTTTTCATGGGGAGTACACGGAATGTATGCGTTGCAACGTATGTGATCGAGACGACGATATGCTGAATACTATTTTAAGATTCTTTCAAaggaaaattcattttattaaatttcgtgaaaattatttattttaaaggatatgatttgagctgaaaattttatttttccattattttttttttgtttacaatgtttaattgaagtatttctaatggtcaaccaaaattttaatatcagttgttgagttataagtgagatacagcactcacaattttttgttatgtaaacaaggctcgtgccatgtttttgtttacatatagattgcttaatggaaaataacatgtttaaaacaaaatgagatgtgctaaacactagaaactatttaactATGTCCAGAATTAACTTTTTAGTTGAAAAAcctgctttaaacaaaacttttactagtatatctaacctatgtaaacaaaacccATGGCacagccttgtttacataacaaagaatttgagctctgtatctcccatgcaCTTGAACATCTGAcgttcaaatttttgctgatcattagaaataccttagtattctaaacatttaaaaatggaaaaataaagtttgaaaattttcagttcaaatcgtgttAATGCTCCTTTAATATTGATTGCAATCTAGTCATGCCCCAAGCTGTTGGCGCTAAATCatatacataacaatatcaAAGTTTATTAACTTCACCatttttttgattttcatttccttttgaatttaaaagaatgaCTATTGCTGCTGCTACCATTGACCGTGACTATTATCGAAAGTTAGTTAATCTCGCCATCAAAAAAAAGTTATGTAATGTTATGTGTTTTAAGTTAGATCCAAAAATATTACATTATGACATTAATACCAAGTATATTTACTTCGTATTTGATTTTTGTTTCCAAACTTTTGTGAAAATATGatgatttgaaatgtttttaaattgggtctaagatttataaaaattactttgtcGATAAAAGAATCAAGTAAAATATCCTTTTCAGGCATATACCAGATCCGTTACCTGAATGAGGCTAATTTCATCGATCTCCTGAAACGAAcaattcataaaaatatcagAGATGGACCGTATCCCATCAGATGGAAAATTTCAGGCTCAGATCTTGatttgaaatggcttgaaaggGTATGGGAATTTATAGTGGACAAATTTCCAAGCAAATTAGACATTGTGTCACATCTCCCATTGATTCCGGAAATGGTAGAAAGCGACGTGTATCAAATGCACATGTTGAATGAGAATTTGATGTTTGGACAGATGTcgaaaaacatttcaatatgtttgAAATTGCTTTCAGTCATAGTTTTGGGATCATTGCCGGACTTTGTCTGTCAGCATTCTCAGTTACATAAATTCATACCCGATACTTCTGCTGTTAGTATTTTGAATATCATCGATAAGGTTGGTCGAATGCAGAATTGGAAAGAAAAGGTTGAACAGTTCAATCAAAATACTACAGTGGAACAGAAGGCAGAATTCCTACATTTCTTCAGCAGGGAACGTCAACCACTGAGCGAATCTGCGAAAAATGTATTGAAGAACTTAAAAATGTTCGAAACTCGGAAGGGATACGTTAGCATTTCACAAAATAATCGAGTTCTACCACAAAGTCTGCCTGTGCCTTACCCGTCAGATGTCATTCTATCCACAGACAAAAACACCATTCACTTTGCGAAGCAACTCGGGGCACAAGCGCTAGGTGAAGCAGACATCTTCAAGGAAATCTTACTCAGCATTTTGGACGAGAAATTTTATAGCCAAGAAGAAATGCTGAAAGTGATGAAATTTATTGTAGAAAAAAAGATTTACAACACAAGCAACGAGCTCCTTCAGCTAATTAAAAGTGTACCATTTGTTCTAACAAGGAAAGATATGTACAAAAAACCATCAGAGTTGTTTGATCCTTCTGATGACATTGCTGTCAAAATAGTTTTGAATCAATCTATGTTTCCGGCAAGAAATGTCCAGGCAAAAGGAATCAAAGTACTAAAGAAACTGGGACTCAAGTCAAATGAGAAGTTAACAGCTACAGAAATATACCATGCTGCTATTGCAATACATCAAAGCAGTATTGAGAGTCATGTAACAACTTCAGATCAAGAAAGACAAGCAGCAGTTTTGAAAGTACTAACCAACAGGAGGGATTTATTTAATGAATATGTGCAAAACGAGGGACAAAATCTGAGATCACTTTTGATGGAACTGGAAATAATACAGCCACTTCAGCGCCCAAGTTCACCTATTCCAAATATGCAGTGGTTCAAGTCagaacatttttattgcaagcCATCCAAAGTTTACCACAGTAAATATGAAGGACTGGTCGGTAATGTTGTCCCAATCACTATACCCAATACATCTTCCACACTAGCTGAAGAATTTGGCTGGGATACTAGGATACCAGATTTGGAACTTGTACTGCGGCAGCATTTGAAATATACAGAAAATTATGAAGAGAAAAACAAATCGGAGTATCTTCTTCCTGTCAAGCGAGTTTATGAATATTTGGCAGAGTTATATGCTTCTAAAAGAAATATTGAGATACAGTTAGGGAAAGTATGGATGGGCGATGGCTTTGTTCTACCAAGTCAAATCTCTATCAATAGGAGTTCAGATGACATTGCACTTCAGCCATATCTTGTACCATTACCAAAGGAGTTTCAAACATACCAGATGAAAGAATTAGCAAAACATCTTGGTTGCAAGCAAAGACAAACAACTGAAACACTTATTGAAATTCTGTACTCCTTGAAAGACAAGCATGAAAATAATCATCTCGGAATAGACTGTATTCATCGTGATCTGGAAATCATAATTAGGATCCTTAATAAACTGAAATTTGCTCCTGAAATGGACAGTATGAATGTACCAATTCCAATTCACACAGCTGTTGACACGAAACTAGAATTTCGACCTGCCGAAGAGTGCAACTACTGCAACGCAGACTGGTTAAAAAGTCTGGCGGAAGAGGAAGGGGAACAGATGTATTTTGTTCATAAGGATTTAACATCTGACACTGCAGCAAGACTTGGAGTACCATCTCTTACAGAAAATTTGTTATCAGAGACTGAAGGTATCCAGGAATGGGGGCAAACTGAACCACTGACCAGAAGAATAAAAAATCTGCTTAAAGATTACAAAGATGGTTTTGCTATTCCAAAAGAAATTGTACAAAATGCTGATGATGCAAAAGCTACAAAAGTTTGCTTCCTTTATGATGAAAGAGAAAACGTGGATTGTAGAACAAGGCTGATTGACGAACAGATGGAATCTTGTCAGGGTCCAGCCCTGTGGGCATACAATGATGCTTCATTCTCACAACAGGatttagaaaatattacaaaactgAGTGGAGCAACCAAGGCAGATGATTTGACCAAAGTTGGAAAATTTGGACTAGGGTTTTGCTCGGTGTACAATTTAACAGACGTTCCTAGTTTTATCACCGGTTCAAATATGGTTATATTTGACCCGCATGCAAAGTATCTCGGCAAGGCTGTGAAGAAAAGTAATCCGGGACTCAAAATAGACCTTACAGCAACGAAAAACAAGGTTCTGGTCCGAAGGATGAGAAATCAATTTAAACCTTTCAACACCATCTTCGGTTGCAATCTTGACACTGAAAACCCGTCGTTTTCAGGTGTTCTCTTCCGATTTCCTTTGCGAACAAAACAACAGGCTTTCCAAAGCGACATCAGTGAAAAACATTACGATGAGAATGAAATGAATAGCATGATTAGTTTGTATGTGGAAAGTGCAGGAAATTTGCTACTGTTTACCCAACATGTCAAGGAAATTGAATTCTATCATCTTCCAAAAAATTGTCCTCCAGATGAAATGGTTCTTTTGCATCGCGTTCATAGAAAGGATCACTTGTCAGACAACTCTGATATTTTATCAACATTTGGATCAGATATCAAACTATGGAAAAGGAATTGCAAAAGGAACCCTCCGAAAGTTCTTCAGAAATCATTAGTCAGTATATCAAGTGAAGTGACCCAAGACTGCCAACGATTTTGTGAATCAAACCAaggaaaatttgaagcaaaatGGTTTATATCGTGGGCATCTGGTACAACATCAAGCTTACAGATGGCAAAACAAACTAATCTTGCAGGTGCGTTACCATTGGCAAGCATTGCAATTTATGTTGAAGAAGAAGATGGTGATCTAATTTTCAAACCCCTGCAAGCGACTCCCTGTGGATTTTACAATGAAAgtcatattttttgttatctaccTTTACCGGTTACTACACCACTTCCTGTACACGTAAATGGATCATTTGCTGTATCCTCCAACAGAAGGCAACTCTCATTAAAAACTATGGATGACAAAacagattttgaaattgaatggaATCAAGCACTGCTGTCTGACGCTGTTGCCAATGCATATATCCATTTGATAGAAAGTTTGGGAGAAAATGACATACTGTGTGAAAATTACCAAAATATTTGGCCAACAGTCTCGAACTGTAATGAAAACAAGCTGTTTGATGTGTTTTACagatcattttatgaattgattATTCAGAGAGATAGCAAAGTGTTTTGTAGAGACAAAATATGGGCACCTTTGAGTCGATCTACATTCTTAGATCCAGAATTGCAGATGTCAGATATAGGAGAAATGGCATTAAAAGCAACAATTCATTACATAGAAAATGAAATCGAGACCTTGATTCCGCTTGAAAAACAGATTTTAGAAAGTTTTTTAGCATTGTTTAGAAAACTACCAGATCAGCTGCAATCAAAGATAATTCCTTTAGAAGGATTTTATTTGGATGTATTTctaaaaaatatcaatgatgAATACTGGTCGTTGGACATGATCTCAAATCTTGTACTATTTGCATTAGACAAAGCAAATAAGGTGGTGAATTCAAGCATGAAAGGAATTGAATGTATTCCTACCAGTCCTAAGGGAACACTAAAAAAGCCATGCGAATTGGTGGAACGTGGTGGAAAGGCAGCACATTTATTTTCTGAGGAGGACGAACGATTTGTTCCAAGAGAATTTGAAACTATAGGTCGTCAAAAAGTTCTCAGATGGATGGGAATGATGACAAATGAAATCCATGATAATCTCTTAATTGAAAGGATTTCTTCAGTTGAAATAGTCGCAGATAAATGCAAGAAATGTGGTATCGAAAGATGTAAAAACATATTGAATTACATTCAAGGAAGTGATTCTTTAACAAAAGCTGTATCCAACCATATCAAAAACATTGCATTTCTCCCTGTTTTATCAAAACCGAATGACTGGCCTTTACAATGGGCAGCAGAAGCCAGTCAATCCAAACTATTTGACTCAAAGTGTTCTCAACATTTGAAAGAATCTTTCACATTTACATTGGCTAAACCAGCAGTTCTTTACATGGAACCTTGTAAACATTTGGTTGGATGTTCAAAGCTTATTGTGGACATGTCTATGTTACAAATCTCACTGTATTCCAGAAATGTTCTTTGTAAAATCGGTGTCAACAGAAAACAGGATTTACCAGTTGCAGAAGTTGTCCATCAGCTTACTGTAATATGTCAAACTGTTGATCCTCTGTCAATATCAGAGACCTCCAAGCATCTCCTGAGAATGGTTTGTGCAGATATTTATAAACATCTGGATGATGTGTGCCAGAATGGTTCTTCAATAGAAATTGAGTCACTAAAGGAAGAGCCTTGTCTTCTGATTGATGATACATTCGTGAAGCCTGACCAAACTGCATTATCTATCCCAGTTACTTGTTCTCCATTATTATTTGGCTTGAATCGTATTCAGTGGAGAAGCAACACTAGATTTTTGCAAGCGATTGGTGTGAAgaaagaatttgatgaaaaggATGTAGTTGCAGTCCTAAAAGAAATGACAGAAAAGCATAAAGGTGCACTTGATGAAACATCTCTAAATCTTGCTTGTAAACTTGTTGAATTACTTGCTGAAGTATCTAAAGGGACAGACGTCCAGGAAGGCAAAATGGATATTTGTATTCCTGATGAAGATGGAATTCTTTCTCCTATTCGTAATTTATGCTTTGATGACAGTACGATGTTACAAAAAGGGGAATCTTTAAAATACATTCATCCGAAAATCAGAGAGGCAGATGCAAGAAAACTTGGAGTACAGTCAAAGATAAATGGTTCGTTGATGAAAAATTACATCAAACAAGTGAGACCATTCGGACAAAGAGAAGAACTTTCCGATCGCATCAGAAGAATACTTCAACAATATCCATTAAACGAAggcattttaaaagaaatgctGCAAAATGCAGATGATGCAAAAGCAACTGAGGTGATGTTCATTACAGATTTTAATAGATACGAGACAGAAAAAACATTTTGTTCGTCATGGAATTCACTTCAAGGGCCTGCGCTTTTGGTATACAACAACAGTTACTTCACTGAGAATGATATCAGTGGTATTCAGCATTTAGGTCGAGGATCGAAAGGAGATGATCCAACAACAACAGGACAATATGGTGTGggtttcaattctgtttaccaCATAACAGATGTTCCGTCATTTCTATCCAAATCACCTAAAGGTGACGAAGACACATTGTGTGTTATGGATCCACATTGCAAATATGCGCCGGGCGCAAGTGAGATTTCACCTGGTGCCAGATTTGATCGATTAAATGACTTACGGAAACCGTTTGTTGATGTTTTCAAATGTTATCATGAGGATGTGTTACTTCAGTCACCAGGAACAGTGTTTCGATTACCACTGCGTACTCTTGATTTTGCTGAGAAATCCGATCTGTCAAACAAGGTAGTTTCTGAAGAAACAATCTCAAAAATGTTGGCGACGTTTGAATCAGAAATGACGaagtgtttattatttttgaggAACGTGACAAAAATAACTGTAGCAAGCATCGAAAATGGAAAACTGATTGAGAAAAACAGTACTGAACTGCTCATTTCAGATGATGATAGAAAGAAAAAAGCACTGTTTGACGAACACATTGTGAATAAAGCCACTTCATTTCAGAAAACCAGAGAAAGCAGAGAAATATTTTGCACAAATCCAATAGATGTAACTTACTTTGTGACAGTAAAACATCAACTGAAAGATGAAAGCAAATGGTGTATTATTCAAACCTTTGGGTTTAATGATGGGATTCAGATTCCAAACTCTGTTCAAGATGCCTTAGATGATCACAATTTAGGACTTCTACCCATTGGAGGAATTGCAATGCCTTTGGAAAGGTCTGCATTGACAGATGCAACAGCATTTTGCTTCTTGCCGTTGCCTAGCACAACTGGCTTAACTATGCACGTCAATGGTCATTTTTCTCTTGACAATGAATCAAGAAGAGGTTTATGGAAAGATGATAAAAAGGAATATAGAACACAATGGAACTATATGGTGTTGGAACATGTCATTGCTCCAGTTTACACGAAGGCGCTGGAGTCTTTACAGGATAATTTAGGATTACACCCCACGTCAAGACATGAATCGGGTGATTTGCGAAGAAAACTGGATATGTTTCACAGTTTTTTCCCAAATATTGAAAAAGCCAGCGACCATTATTGGAAACATTTTGTGAAAGCTGTGTATTGCTGTATTGCTGAGAGACACATGAAATTGTTTTTGTCCCATAATTTGGTCGACAAAAATATCAGTGAACTTTCATGCTATCCCATGCATGAGGAAACTGGAAATGTTCTTTTCAATGATGAATTCACAGAGCATGGGacagaaaatcaaaatatcattcaaatttcaaaagacTTGGGGGTTAAACTAGTAGATACTCCTTTATGGATCTGCAAGAGTATCGAAAATGCCAATAATACAATTCAAAAATTCTGTGCAGAAAGTGTCATAGATTTTCTAAATTCAGAGGACTGTGAAGTCAAAAATGCCATAAGAAAGAACGGACAGGTAGAATTGTCAAAATCACCATTTAAAACACTTGATCGTGTGAAGGCGTGTTTAGAATTTTGTAGGAGAAGCGAAAAATTTATCTCTGATGTAGAAGGATTGCCTCTCTGTGTATTGCAAACTGGAAACCTTGTAGAATTTCATTGCGACAAACCTGTTTTACGAACATCATTTTCAAGCTTAGTGCCAAATTCAGCCGAAAATTTCCTACACACAGACTTGCATAAATTATTCTGCAAAGTGGAATTGAAGTGTATAGAAGATATGAACCTTCAAAAGTTTGTGGAATTATTGCCATTTGAAGTGGACTATGACATGTTTCGCCATCAGGTATGCCTGTGGAACCCAAACCAGTCGAAGATTCCAAACAAATCGTGGATGGAGAAGCTATGGAAATTCCTCAAGGAAAAAATTGGGGAGAATCAAGATAAAGTAGAAGTAATGCGCATCATTCATCCGATACTGCCTTGGAGTTTAATTCCAACCACACAAGTGTGTGGTACAAAGCTCTTTGGATTGATGGAAGATGTTACAAACAAGCTTATCCCTGTGGAATCCGCCAACCATGTCATCAGTTTATCTTCATTTCAACCAGCAATGAAATAttcgttaaaaaaaataaatttgccTCTGTTGGACAATAACTGTCTGCCCTCTTCACATCCACTGCGCCATCTCGTTGCTTCACAAGATCGAATTCATGACGTGTTAGAGTGTTTGCATGTTCATAGGCAATTAATAGcggaaaatacaaaaatagatcTCGACGATTGTGACAACATTCTGGAGTACTTCGCGGGTGGATTGAAGGGTTTATTAAATCTACCAAATTCACAAACCTTTCTCGACAAGTTGAGACAGCTACCCTTATTCACGACTGTGTATGACCAAAAAATCAGTTTGGAAGAAAAACGTGATATTTTAGCACTTCCGCTTGGTCTTCCAAGAGACGGAATGAATATATGGGCTAAGAGAACAAGAAAGATACTGCTGCGTCAAAATGATAGACTGAAATGCATTTTCGAGCATTTCAATGTGACGGAACACTCTATATCTGAAGTATATAGGGTGCATATTCTTCCAGCATTCTTCAATATACCTGAAGAAAAAAGAATGGTCCACttagaatacataaaaaatgaattgtTGAAATGTTCTGGAAGATATAATGAAGAACAAGACAAACTTATCAAAGCAGTAAAAGGAATTAAATTCATACCCCAAAGTGGAATTTACAAATTTGCCTCTGATTTTTTCAGTCCATTTAATATGCTGATAACAATCATGTGTGAGGATCCAAACTGTTACCCGCCTAAGCCATTT is a window from the Ostrea edulis chromosome 5, xbOstEdul1.1, whole genome shotgun sequence genome containing:
- the LOC125650489 gene encoding sacsin-like isoform X1 — translated: MEGDVESDSDDEIEYSGMIQPPLIKQLRTILSEYPDDGQILKEIIQNAEDAGASEMKILYDGRRTVQQESTRRAPFRKYFRGPALLVYNNAVFQGPVLLVYNNAVFQGPVLLVYNNAVFQGPALLVYNNAVFCEDDWKGIKMLYSSIKEFDRTKVGRFGLGFKSVFHITDHPLIISGKQLLVIDPHQDSSKVCQTMQLRKLHKYKKMKVEDCLETFQGVFGFDQSTLDNGHFKGTIFRFPLRENETELSDNTYDESKVNDLFMSFKDEAPVSLLFLKCLESIELLREEENSLQTSDVGKFHFSVKIDESTVETVRSARTEMRSKMQGLEDTLPSVSIVNKYDMSVCVTDDTHVTTTKTWKVMNLFKGENNMTSHLKKLSCDSSLSYSPYVGVALDMDCPLDLQGHVFCFLPLPLTEKSLSGLPIHINGCFALSQNRRVVKWPTADQIRHHAHTDKSIQWNQALVKDVLSELYSNFIHELVEESQRQGRLEEYAPIVSRCIPNIENVDEHWQILISPMIDKMRDLPVYFTPNEGGKWILKNQAVFLRTSMMMQTDEEVVSTLRTILEMYRQNTVEVENYQWDTMRLQGNQEVNPEFINMILRKSEEYTSCSDDDKFNLIRYLLSSGNAKHLEGLYLVPLHNGNYTKISREKKSSNFIHMASPEEVDILVGMEDVLLRMLPSEVTNMFSDLVKKGIYQIRYLNEANFIDLLKRTIHKNIRDGPYPIRWKISGSDLDLKWLERVWEFIVDKFPSKLDIVSHLPLIPEMVESDVYQMHMLNENLMFGQMSKNISICLKLLSVIVLGSLPDFVCQHSQLHKFIPDTSAVSILNIIDKVGRMQNWKEKVEQFNQNTTVEQKAEFLHFFSRERQPLSESAKNVLKNLKMFETRKGYVSISQNNRVLPQSLPVPYPSDVILSTDKNTIHFAKQLGAQALGEADIFKEILLSILDEKFYSQEEMLKVMKFIVEKKIYNTSNELLQLIKSVPFVLTRKDMYKKPSELFDPSDDIAVKIVLNQSMFPARNVQAKGIKVLKKLGLKSNEKLTATEIYHAAIAIHQSSIESHVTTSDQERQAAVLKVLTNRRDLFNEYVQNEGQNLRSLLMELEIIQPLQRPSSPIPNMQWFKSEHFYCKPSKVYHSKYEGLVGNVVPITIPNTSSTLAEEFGWDTRIPDLELVLRQHLKYTENYEEKNKSEYLLPVKRVYEYLAELYASKRNIEIQLGKVWMGDGFVLPSQISINRSSDDIALQPYLVPLPKEFQTYQMKELAKHLGCKQRQTTETLIEILYSLKDKHENNHLGIDCIHRDLEIIIRILNKLKFAPEMDSMNVPIPIHTAVDTKLEFRPAEECNYCNADWLKSLAEEEGEQMYFVHKDLTSDTAARLGVPSLTENLLSETEGIQEWGQTEPLTRRIKNLLKDYKDGFAIPKEIVQNADDAKATKVCFLYDERENVDCRTRLIDEQMESCQGPALWAYNDASFSQQDLENITKLSGATKADDLTKVGKFGLGFCSVYNLTDVPSFITGSNMVIFDPHAKYLGKAVKKSNPGLKIDLTATKNKVLVRRMRNQFKPFNTIFGCNLDTENPSFSGVLFRFPLRTKQQAFQSDISEKHYDENEMNSMISLYVESAGNLLLFTQHVKEIEFYHLPKNCPPDEMVLLHRVHRKDHLSDNSDILSTFGSDIKLWKRNCKRNPPKVLQKSLVSISSEVTQDCQRFCESNQGKFEAKWFISWASGTTSSLQMAKQTNLAGALPLASIAIYVEEEDGDLIFKPLQATPCGFYNESHIFCYLPLPVTTPLPVHVNGSFAVSSNRRQLSLKTMDDKTDFEIEWNQALLSDAVANAYIHLIESLGENDILCENYQNIWPTVSNCNENKLFDVFYRSFYELIIQRDSKVFCRDKIWAPLSRSTFLDPELQMSDIGEMALKATIHYIENEIETLIPLEKQILESFLALFRKLPDQLQSKIIPLEGFYLDVFLKNINDEYWSLDMISNLVLFALDKANKVVNSSMKGIECIPTSPKGTLKKPCELVERGGKAAHLFSEEDERFVPREFETIGRQKVLRWMGMMTNEIHDNLLIERISSVEIVADKCKKCGIERCKNILNYIQGSDSLTKAVSNHIKNIAFLPVLSKPNDWPLQWAAEASQSKLFDSKCSQHLKESFTFTLAKPAVLYMEPCKHLVGCSKLIVDMSMLQISLYSRNVLCKIGVNRKQDLPVAEVVHQLTVICQTVDPLSISETSKHLLRMVCADIYKHLDDVCQNGSSIEIESLKEEPCLLIDDTFVKPDQTALSIPVTCSPLLFGLNRIQWRSNTRFLQAIGVKKEFDEKDVVAVLKEMTEKHKGALDETSLNLACKLVELLAEVSKGTDVQEGKMDICIPDEDGILSPIRNLCFDDSTMLQKGESLKYIHPKIREADARKLGVQSKINGSLMKNYIKQVRPFGQREELSDRIRRILQQYPLNEGILKEMLQNADDAKATEVMFITDFNRYETEKTFCSSWNSLQGPALLVYNNSYFTENDISGIQHLGRGSKGDDPTTTGQYGVGFNSVYHITDVPSFLSKSPKGDEDTLCVMDPHCKYAPGASEISPGARFDRLNDLRKPFVDVFKCYHEDVLLQSPGTVFRLPLRTLDFAEKSDLSNKVVSEETISKMLATFESEMTKCLLFLRNVTKITVASIENGKLIEKNSTELLISDDDRKKKALFDEHIVNKATSFQKTRESREIFCTNPIDVTYFVTVKHQLKDESKWCIIQTFGFNDGIQIPNSVQDALDDHNLGLLPIGGIAMPLERSALTDATAFCFLPLPSTTGLTMHVNGHFSLDNESRRGLWKDDKKEYRTQWNYMVLEHVIAPVYTKALESLQDNLGLHPTSRHESGDLRRKLDMFHSFFPNIEKASDHYWKHFVKAVYCCIAERHMKLFLSHNLVDKNISELSCYPMHEETGNVLFNDEFTEHGTENQNIIQISKDLGVKLVDTPLWICKSIENANNTIQKFCAESVIDFLNSEDCEVKNAIRKNGQVELSKSPFKTLDRVKACLEFCRRSEKFISDVEGLPLCVLQTGNLVEFHCDKPVLRTSFSSLVPNSAENFLHTDLHKLFCKVELKCIEDMNLQKFVELLPFEVDYDMFRHQVCLWNPNQSKIPNKSWMEKLWKFLKEKIGENQDKVEVMRIIHPILPWSLIPTTQVCGTKLFGLMEDVTNKLIPVESANHVISLSSFQPAMKYSLKKINLPLLDNNCLPSSHPLRHLVASQDRIHDVLECLHVHRQLIAENTKIDLDDCDNILEYFAGGLKGLLNLPNSQTFLDKLRQLPLFTTVYDQKISLEEKRDILALPLGLPRDGMNIWAKRTRKILLRQNDRLKCIFEHFNVTEHSISEVYRVHILPAFFNIPEEKRMVHLEYIKNELLKCSGRYNEEQDKLIKAVKGIKFIPQSGIYKFASDFFSPFNMLITIMCEDPNCYPPKPFSTESWRVFMTKAGMKTEVSKDLFLEFTLQLQVQGRTGLSKTIEKKSKSLVHHLIHASELHSTDFLAQVSKIKFIVPQKIDSVHSKIYPPPKDESNHLIHFNGSVMSVYETVAWTQCRILPYWINNANVFSGLDLSEVGVQKPKKGKILTHIQTVCNHLGCLSETSISSLGVDQISRLMKEFYEYASGSDILPSELQIFKGIPFLFVSKLPRLLPCERFTLQFDEQYTMIPYSMVVPDEYFGCFPLFEKLGAARKISTKTFANTLKQIHSNDGMNANELKIAQRTMKYFFEFLPSDNISEELDDQELFLLSKNSRLIKAESLIYMNDINLDTVLTDTEKHFEVLSDVEGMDKESMQTKLKSLPERIRPKLVSDVIKSEIDMSNASISENPVSGEINDFLVSNDFVNAVLRLVLKEKLDKREDLPSDENISHIRENLRAIRLKCASGMQIVYIFQGKLIQTKPCRRHFQCNEENGHLQCLIYSNFFDENDSEKVVHRNLDSIVRAIRKCTDCKFNKTEHLLMLCMKMKNRSEIESFLVELSVPSLNKKHNDISHQLPKPGDVVEIRWHAILDNAFISFEPEEYVAYLAGTNETTGDMEYKYGIVKEKIPTASTSNLSFLQAYLVEWRPHEEKEMKAFELYKFNRSKKQDDNNTFQDFQVRVLNRREPTSDQNLPPRDNRTLDAIFKEIREILKHAFTLPDDQRRTICRRVMFQWHPDKNSDDVERATKVFQYIRKIIEKLENGENVDAEERTEQPNRSHPWSDSFFDEFERFFRREQEYQRRSHRPSSSSRSHYQHTDDTYYPKPQPYEASKWLGESKYDIRFATQSECSTEDFFNWICLISHQAAEKALIAWQYNEDSNRVTRSENLLDLARACPDELRRLASDLQILTHDTQRMRYPDTNHKPSTAYSRVQADRALELAKLIVDKVGEII